Within Astyanax mexicanus isolate ESR-SI-001 chromosome 2, AstMex3_surface, whole genome shotgun sequence, the genomic segment gtaattatacTTTACAGAAACCATATAAAAGAATATTTAGGTGCTAATGAAGTAGTGTAAAATTACTTCACCATACACTGTAAAGAAATTTCACTTAAAATAGCACTAATATACTGTCACCAGAGGACCTGCAAATGTATTGCTTTGcagaaagaaaacacagcaaCTTTATCTTCAACAATGTATCCAGACtgtcaaccattatataaaatataacagaaTACCCAAGAACAAGTATCTCCACAATAATGGTGAGTTGAGTTTCTCTCTCAGAATGTAAGAACCGAATGttgcttaaattatttttaatatattctgTATGTTACATTTTACAGAGTATAATTGGGTAACATTTAGGAAACTTCTGCATGTGGTAGATTTATGTGGTTTATTCTGGTGTTTAGTCTCTCAACAAAGCAGTACATTTGtgggaaagcatttttttttttttcagattttactgTTATATAGCTACACCGGTGGCAGCTGTTTTCTCAGGGCATCCCAAGATGAATTGTGTATTAAAGTTTTACACCGGAGCATTGTTAAacagctatttactgtattaatttaCTGTACAAATAATAGATGAATTGGTTACAGTGTAAAACAGAGAGgttttaaatgaaaaacactGTAATTGTGGGAATTGTACAGTGAGGTTTGTACTGCGGAACTAAATATATAGAACTGCTGTTTCGAGGGGAAACTTTAGTCGAtggaacaatgaaaaaaaaaacgtatatatttttctctctgcTGTGAATAAAGTTGAGTGCGCTTTTACTCGTGCTGTGTTCAGGTTTATTCACTGTGTGCCTTTGGGACTGTTGGTCGGTGTTTTTAGTGAGGTTCAGCGGAGCGGAGCGGGTCTGTAAACAGCGCGATGACTTCTAAAGCCACCTGCCTTATAGTGGCCAGCGCAGCGCCTCAAGGTACGAGTCTGAACCTCACCCATATCTacagtgtttaataaaaataaaacactcttTGTTGTAAAGAGGCGGATCtggcttttttttcttattttctattttcttttccaCATTAAACGCTGCAGTAATTAACCCATAAAAGCACAGACCCTGCTGAATATTGATCACTAACGCTATTgctttaccaaattcaaaactgGATCATATAAATTCAGAGAGCAGCTTATTCATGTGTGTCTCTTATTGCTGgtacattactttaaaaaatatggttaaaatcataataaaacataaacGACAGCATTTTCCTAATTATTATTTTGAACATTTTTGTTCCAGACAAACCAGGTCAAAACTATTTATAtagaaattaaaacattaatttagacTTTTAAATGGTTACATTTTAGGAAAATATTTGTAGAAactaaaaaatacacttttaaaaggaacTAATTTCATCCCCAGTACTAACACAGCACTCACTTACATTCTGTAACCTAAAAAAGGTCAGGTGaaccacacattcacacactgtcctatCTGTAATGCGCTGGATGTTCAGTATATCACTTCATAAGTTAAATTAAGTGACAGACTGGAAATTTATACAgcttttaaaaaatctgtttttataaTTATACACTCTTTCTGTTTTAAGGAGTGTGTGCTCGATCTTTCCAGCAGTCCTTCTCCCTCTGCAGTCCAGTATTCAACCTCCAGACAGCCACACCTGGGGTGAGAGCTAACTTTTGAATTATGTGTTCACTACATTTCAGGGGtgcaactgtactgtacttttcttttaatgtataaaaacaaGAACAGCTTGGCCATTTCAGGCTCTTAAATTAGGGTTATGAATCACAGGCCTAACATCACAGTAATGATGAAATCACAGTACtaaaatattctgcaatacttgctatatcacaagacaattctctatgatactacACAgcttctgtgttactgaagaggataaaatactcataaGTAAGAAAATACCAGAGGTTATGGATATATTGTCAGTTTCACAGATTTTGACAACTACTCTTCACTACACTGCGCATAGGGCACCAAAAATCAGCCTTGTGAAAAATCAACATAacaatagtaatcataataacattaaaaaaatgtacagcatgttaatatatatatatatatatatatatatatatatatatatatatatatatatatatatatatatatatatatatataagcactgtccccactgtgaaacatgtaGGAGGCGCAGTTATGTTCTGTGCAGGGTACAATAAAATCGCAAGACTATCAACGCATTttagagagaaatgtgctgcccagtgtcagaaagcatgGTCTCAGTCGCAGGacatgggtcttgcaacaggataatgacccaaaacacacagctaaaaacacccaagaatggCTATTAGGAAAACATTGGACTCTTCTGAAGTGGCCTTCTAAgagccctgacctaaatcctattgagcatctttggaaggaACTGAAACTCAAAACCCATGAACAGGTACAGGAATCATTTGATTGCAGGGATTGCCTCAAAAGGTTgtgcaaaataaatattaagttaagggtacCATTATTTCGGTCCAGGCCTGTTTcatgagtttattttttaaaataattctgttaaAGCATGGTTAAAAACCAATGTCAGAATtgtatttgttcatttttgtagcctttttatttattattacttttgtcagattcaagttatttctgtgacctttgtgttttttctttcattaaccgaggggtaccaacaattttgccCACATGTGTATCCTGCAGTCAGCACCTTCACTGATCTCAGATTTCGCCTTGTAGAAGCACCTTGTTAGTTTGCGCAGGTGTTGTGCCTAATTTGTGCCGATTTCAGCAGCCCCACCGTGAGATGCATACATTTGATGATTAACACCACATAGAGAAGTGAAACTTTAATAAGCAGAATTGAGGGAAAAGACCTGGGAGTTTAGAACACCTAGGTTttacatatatttgcatatttcaCATCATACAGTGTATCGATGTATTGTGCCACCCCTAATCTTGACCAGTAAAGagtatgtttttatttgattgtgATGGTTTATCTGGTACGCTGGTATGTCCTATGGTATTAACTTTGTCTTGGATGACGAGCTTTTCAACCACTATGGCCAATCAAGACTAATTTATATAATCTAAAACAGCTATCAGCAAAGGCTGGTCTAAAACTGGTTTCACTTTTATCCCATCATAACAGACCCCACACTATACATGTATATAAACATGTAGTTTGCATGGATAATACTCTTTAAATAATTAACGCATTTCTTTTTGTAGTGGACCTGTTTGAGTAGAGATCTGGGTCCCCAGGTTTCAGGTTTTTGACAGTGgctttaatttaaaacatttttatattgcaTTAAAGTTGTTTCACCTTGTGTAGTGTAGGTATTAGTACTATTGTAGCACCACTgaaatcaaaacattttttatgtcTTGCCTCTGACAGGGGAAGCCCATTGACTTCACTGGGGTTGATGAAAGCTGCTCTCGGTGGGTTCAGGACTTCAGCATCAAGCCCTACGCCAATCCTGCCAAACTGGAATCCATTGATGGTGGAACTGTTTTCTTCactaaagcttttatttttttttccattaataataTGTTATTGTTTTAACCGGTTTTTGTAGTGATATAGATTAGCATGTGCTGCAATGTACTACCACAGGGTACTAGAGGTTTGTATCAAGTTGGTCTTGAATTGCAGGTGCTGATTAGTGTTTGTACTCTGCTCCTAGGTGCTCGTTACCAGGCCCTGCTGATACCAGACTGTCCAGGAGCTTTGAATGACCTCGCACACAGTGGCTCACTGGCACGCATTCTAGCCCACTTCATCTCTCAGAAGAGTAAGAGATTAGTGTACAGTAGGACCTGTTGGGGTCATAGCGGTTTATAAAGGCTCATGGTTCAGTATGAAGAGTTGTTTTCTAAAGTAAGGAATATCATGTGAGGCAgaaattatgtgtgtgtgtttgtgtgtttcagagCCTGTCTGTGCTGTAGGACAGGGCGTTTCTGGTCTCTGTTGTGCCACAGAAGGACAGAaatggatatttagtggatacaGCCTGACTGGAGTAAGTGTCAGTAAACACATTAATACCTTGTGTTTAGAAGCCCACATGCAAGTCTTACATTTGTCATACCATTTAAAGAGGTCTCCTGAATGTTACCTTCTAACAGTAGTCTGCGTCAGTTCTGTATGAGGGAACCAGTgtgtagcattattattattttgaccaCTAAACACCCTTGTAATTTGAAGGATCATGTGGCGTTCAAAGGAAAAATCAAAACATTGTTCATGAAAACTGCTTAAAAGTTCTTTTTATGGGCATGACTCTGACTAAGGAATGACAAGCCACTGTAGATGTCTATGTACTGCAAGTAGACCTCATTCATCAATCTTACTTAAGTTAAACATTCTTCTTAAAACACACTTTTCAGTGTTCACAGTTTCTGACATTCAGAAATGTTTTCTTATTTGGAATATGTTAAATTTTGTAGGATTGTGGAATTCATCAGTTTAGGACCATTATTAAAGATGCATAGATAGAATATTTCTTCAGTTTAAATACATATCAAACCTGTTTACATTTGGCATTAAAGTGTACCTTGTTTTGTTTCTGGATGTTATCTGGATATACTAAGACCTGATGCTGTTTACATTGATTGTACTGAAATGTGTGCCTTGTGTGACCTGATGAGATCTGTTTTAACTTCAGATAAACAACCTTCTTGCCACTCCAGGGGACTGAACAGTTTAAAGCAGCTGCTGTGGTTCTACAATGCAGAAGAACCACTGATGATTCTCAAATGTCCATAATGATTTTCAAGTATACATATGCGGTGCTCGTACAGTACTTGCAACTCAACAGAACTCAGTCTGTACTGCTGTAATCTGTCATGGGTAAATTATAGAATCCAAGATACATggtaataattattattagtatgtaTATCTGCTTGCTTGACAAAATGTGATCGCGtaaaaggcattttttttcaTCTCTGTCCACCTTTGAATATGGTTTAATTAATCTAAACCCTGGGGTGTGTTACACATAATTTGTATGCTGTAAAATGAACTTCAGACGTGGTCTTTGTACTATTATGCTTTACTGTTGCATTGCAATGCACTCAGAAGGGAGACACTGGGTGTAGCATTAACTCTCAACTTTTATTCACACCGCTCCACTCTCCACCTTGTACATACACATACAGGTACGTTTCTCAACTGTGTCCCACCAGATACCTGTACTATGCATAGGTTCCCATGCTCTCAGTACAGTCTTAATACCAAAAAATCATGTTAATGCCAGGTCTAAACAGGCTTGTTGACCAGTTGGAACacaattaagaaaaaaagaaaattctgtgAAAGATACTACAGAGTAAAGCTCATTTTTTACTCTGTATCCCTCtcgctctttctgtctctcagccTTCTGTGTTTGAGTTGGTGCGTTCTCCAGATTTTGCCAACCTTCCTCTGATCGTGGAGGACTTTGTGAAAGATAATGGAGGATCATACACAGGTGAAGACCTTCAGGCTATACAATACAATTTCTGCAGTACTGTAAGAATATCAAGATTTAGTCAGGGCTGCACTTATATAAGCATACTCAAGCCTAGTGTATGACATATCGTGTTTTTAGTGtagcaataatacatttttttttatatttgtttttcgcTTTTATTTGCAGCCAGTCAAGAGGATGCAGTACATGTGGTGCTAGATCGCCACCTAGTGACTGGTCAGAATGTTCAGTCCACCACAGCTGCAGTCAACAACCTCATCCTGCTCTGTAATGGCCGGTAAAAGACTCCCATTCAGGAGCTCTAATTCACCGTCACCTGGACTGTTTGGTGAAGCCAGGAGAGGACAGTGCTACATGATGGACATGTGGACCAAATACAACATTGCATGAAAATATAGAAATGAAAAACGATATCTGTGAATGTGACCATTTTGTTGCCTTAAAGTATAAAGTTTCCAATTACCGAATAGTTGGAGTTTGGAGGCACTTTAGACATTTGtcttactcaaaaaaaaaaacaacaacaagtgcAGAGAAAGACTGTATGTCCTGTTATTTTCTCACAGGAAGTCATGTGATATTCCTGTAATCCTGTAAAACCTTCAAGTATAGGCATCTTTCATTTTTGTCTCTAAAAACACTTTGATTCAAAAGTTTGAAatcagtgttttcagtgttatAAAACCTTTTTGGTTGCAGATAAATATGTTTGGTTCTGGTTTACACAGTAAAAACAAGTGATTCTGAACTTTTGAACAATAGTGCAGGTAGAAAACGAATAAAATAGGAACGTCTGACCATTCCATATATGTTAATGTTGAATTACTTATATTGTCTTATTGCCATGTTAAAAAATGTAGTGTTGATTGGAAGACACAAAGTCTGCAGTGTGATGCAGGTAATGATATCTGAGGACTTGAAGATTACTCTGTGTGATAAGTGTTGGTTCAAAATCAAACCTTATAATCATGTTTGTTGTTGATTCACATTGTGACAAAGAATCACTGTAGTCACTACACCATTTACAGGGAATACAGAATGTGATTCAattgaaatgttttaatttttcatataGACTGTGTTGCTGAATAACTATATTaagtaaaacattttgaccacatATAGTATTTCTGTCTTGTATTTTAATCTTTTCTGTATGTGACTATGAAATGACAGTTTTTCATTATACTGTCAAATACTAAAGATAAATGTGAAATATAAAAACTTGTAGACAAACATTTTGGGACAACAAATCATGGTTTCTTTTCTTAAAAAGAATTGCATATTAGTTTATGTTTCATAGGAGTATAATTCCCCAGCTCAATGCTCACAGCTCTTTATACCAATCATGTCCGCATTATGCATAATAGTACTATGCAATTGGCAGAACTTCCACAGGGAATAGaaagattttgtgtgtgtgtgtgtgcgcatgtgtacATCTATGGCAGCAATGGATGCAACCTAAAATAGCTGAATGCAGTCTTGAAAATGGTGTGGCcaaaaacatttgaacatacagtGTATTGTATTTGTCTGAAATATTAGCATTAGTTCAATACATTCTTAATAAACCAGAAATAGTACAAAATAATTTTATTGGCATGCTTAGCACTGgatttatattaaataacaaTGTACTGCAACACATAAGCATTTGGAAGATGGAACATGGTTCGTATGAGTGCATGTGTGCATTAGTGGTCCCAGTCCAATTTAGAAAAGGTCGTAGAAATAGTCCAAGCCTTGTCCAAGTTCCCACATAGAAATTCCTGTGCCCAGTTCTGCTGCCAGTGCTATTCGTAACTGGAGGAACTAAAAAGAAAGGATAATCAGTGTTATTTCTATCCATATTTGTCATaaatgttttactacaaaaaTACAGACGACCTTACCTTCAGAGTTGGGTAATAGACTACATGTTTCAGTCCATTACTCCTGAAATAAAAGGAACCAGCAGAATTATAATTTCTAACTGTGCACTGTTCTAATAAACAGGTCTAACAAATAGTTTGAAAGCAGTGAATTAGAGAAAGGAAATAGATGTAATACGTGAGGAAGATACTTAAAATTACAGCTAACCTTCTGTAATTGAAATAGTGCTCTCCTGAGTACTCGTCCCAAAGTAGCTTAGGCTTCACTTCCTTAAGTAGATCAGTGTACCTACAAAAGACCAAAAAGCATTAAATATGACAAAGAGACATACGTTTTTCTTTTCCTATTCAATTGTACAAATTTCTTTTTGTACCCCCAATTCTTAAGctcatttaatgcttttttaaatttatttttaaaattaaatacaaaattttaCCTCATTTACTCCACAATTTGGAAGGCCCATTATCTAATCTCAGTTTATATGCACTCCCTCTATTATTAGCAATGTAGGGTCAAAGTACGGTAAAGCAGGACCAGGAGGAAAACACAGTAAGACATACAACAGATGCCTGTGTGGAACAACATCTCACTAGCTTTGTGGGTTATGTGGGGAGAAAATGCTATCAATCCACCCAAATTatacaaggccaactgtgctctctcaggctccagCTGCTAAAGGTGAAGCATGATCACAGCATAATCAATTCAAATCATGCCCTTAGTCTGCTAGACCATTCAGAGCTCAAATCCTACTTTAGGGCATTTATAAATAAGTGGACCAGGTATGTCTGTCTGCTACATGGCCTCTGAATGTCAACGTAATCgtcattttaaaaacagttgACTCATAATATTTTCTAATTTATCTTCCTATATCTTCCTTATGTTCTGTACATAACATTATTTACAGGATCAATAGAGAAGTCTAATGATTAGCTGGGTTGATTGTACATGCAAAAGTGCCACAGAGagctatatagattttttttttatgtttcactagtTATATTTTAGATGAAAAACATCAGAACCCATACCTGCCCCCTAACAGAGGCTCAGCTCCACCTTGGCTAGAGAAGTCCAGGCCATACATGTTTAGTCCCAGCAGTATCTTGTGTCTCCACGGAGTTTGTGGTGCAAGTTTCAGCACACACTCTCGCATCCAGGGCAGAGGGGAACTGGGGCCAGGCCTATAGACACACCACAAGTCAAAAGATTAACATGGGACTTACACCACCCTAGCATATTACCACATCTCACCACCAAGCACATGCAACATCCCAGACATGTGAAGTTGCACCACATCTTTTTTTGAAATGCCACTAATACAATGTCATTGGACAGGTGAACAAGCATGTAAGAGGCTGGGAATTATGTTATGGCAAGCCAGCTATCTGATGCATGACTATGGACTGCTATGGATGGTTGTGAATAAAACATCTGAGTAAGCATTTACAGCTTTAAGTACAATGTAACAACAGACATAAGTTAGATTTAGTTTACATTTCCAAATGGGCACAGAGTAGTATTGCTCGCTAAAAGTAATTTTCTTTGAGCAAACTGGAGATATTTCACATAttgcatttaattaattaaggGCAGTCTGGACCAAAGTCTGGTTTTAAACATTTCCCTATACTGGACATAGTTTGGTTCTTAGAAGTGCTTGTTTCTGATGAAAGCATGTTATCTATTCAGTAAGTTGCCTTTCCAGTTGTTTTCCGCGTTCTGCCTCCCTGCCA encodes:
- the gatd1 gene encoding glutamine amidotransferase-like class 1 domain-containing protein 1, producing MTSKATCLIVASAAPQGVCARSFQQSFSLCSPVFNLQTATPGGKPIDFTGVDESCSRWVQDFSIKPYANPAKLESIDGARYQALLIPDCPGALNDLAHSGSLARILAHFISQKKPVCAVGQGVSGLCCATEGQKWIFSGYSLTGPSVFELVRSPDFANLPLIVEDFVKDNGGSYTASQEDAVHVVLDRHLVTGQNVQSTTAAVNNLILLCNGR